A region from the Candidatus Delongbacteria bacterium genome encodes:
- a CDS encoding Ig-like domain-containing protein, with product MRKLFILAFIILICEFLYSQETITTGSGGVGSYNAPINRQYNYGAVEIIYQQNKIGYRGYIDELYFQKQSGDIGALDNVTIYMKHTTSTGFFSGTTFLNGYQQVFSGSFPNLPVSGWVGVELDSAFSYNNVDNLQILIVKGFQNYTTNPPQYYGGLLFLFKGWPGPTRRYYSNTTPWGTTSRLNLTGILPHLRLKIEPSVDCSGQSLVGGEILPNSVLVNIGDTVSLGISGYSFLAGLNFNWQVAEEENGVFVNVEGGSGNGTSHYNTSQIINNAYYRCVLSCSGGREIGAYTDTAEINSRIIMVTDTLSVCNANFYDTGGESSDYSNFEDDIITFCSTNGKHVKIEFLDFQTETNGLLGNSETIYDFLYVYDGSTSSASEMFQLAGVASDTNKVPILISTNECLSLKFHSNDSICMDGWEAVVTCTDDKNETATQFCELALMMCEGETYYGSTSSFYNIENVDGQLNSKTYPGTLDNNSFYYFEASHDTAVIYLDVSNCSDTYCDYNYPGRIEFSVYSGDNCQKLSLVSSASYVTTGVGEGLDTIVLSNLEIWKSYYIVLDGWHCSMCDYSLTIDTGIQCCEDTYISGDTIGIIGQTVQLIANAPSTNKTPWASSNGIVATVDHNGVVTPNHPGVTTITYRDDFGCYPTYEFYVEVANLVVEDSVVNIDHINETGSIYLDVSWGKPPYTYLWMPDNDRLSFEEFSDLYYSIPDFDSLYISIDTLYNKYLSRYTDNSFTNLGSGEYKCVIIDALGDSALYSGFVNTRLILNNNDDFEIEDDIISNIDSLSTDTVATIFGGFFIPEDFSAISFKIAQDSLCAVFGLSYDAIDLKGDTLFNEDFTIDYGIIFENNQTKILHSGDTIETGILIAVDDEVIIKSLEDLIKIYIKDTLVYTGSASPKSGAAPTLTSSSNGALLSSLLLQQLTSAHCISQEITYSDCSFGNLNAIEMSQTGYNSVTYSWNGPGLFSSSASSIPESDEDDLIGGWYTVTCNANYGTTPGIGVSFSRSYFLGNHLIWTSSELNHINISGLSNSGYAESINEFISEDAGLYFEINLEGIVDAMVVGIQDENSNTYYARIIKSPNTFYMLPLGYIQTGTNIQIFKNNLLVYSTVIDYNEFGLSFEVDFSANEIIVSVLEGFHLTELFTIISTLSTTDHSAFTSIITPTASITKALSTFCFEQECPYHLMERTSNGGYARTIKNSNGEFLRFRFDEEYYVGSSETLTFEVVDLFSNTPVSTGIAPDPNVYYGENRYSFPISGLNSEHLYLLEVTNSKGEKRYLKFVTNDNIVDCNE from the coding sequence ATGAGGAAACTATTTATTTTAGCTTTTATAATATTAATTTGTGAATTCCTTTACTCTCAAGAAACAATTACTACTGGTTCAGGTGGTGTTGGTTCTTATAATGCTCCGATTAATAGGCAATATAATTATGGTGCTGTTGAAATAATATATCAACAGAATAAAATTGGCTATAGGGGATATATTGACGAGTTATATTTTCAAAAACAATCAGGTGACATTGGGGCATTAGACAACGTAACAATTTATATGAAGCATACCACTTCTACAGGTTTTTTTTCTGGGACAACCTTTTTGAATGGTTATCAGCAGGTTTTTTCTGGCTCATTTCCAAATTTGCCTGTTAGTGGTTGGGTTGGAGTAGAATTAGATTCTGCTTTTAGTTACAATAATGTTGATAATTTGCAGATTCTTATCGTAAAAGGCTTTCAAAATTATACAACGAATCCTCCTCAATACTATGGAGGATTGCTTTTCCTTTTTAAAGGATGGCCTGGTCCAACACGTAGATACTACAGTAATACCACCCCATGGGGAACTACTTCTCGGTTGAATCTTACAGGTATACTTCCACATTTGCGTTTAAAGATAGAACCTTCTGTTGATTGTTCGGGACAATCTTTGGTGGGAGGCGAGATTTTGCCCAATTCGGTTTTAGTAAATATTGGAGATACGGTCTCGTTGGGTATATCAGGTTATTCTTTTTTAGCCGGGTTGAATTTTAATTGGCAGGTGGCTGAAGAAGAAAATGGAGTTTTTGTAAATGTTGAAGGGGGAAGCGGAAATGGTACATCTCATTATAATACATCTCAAATAATCAATAATGCATACTATAGATGTGTGTTAAGCTGTAGTGGTGGAAGAGAAATTGGGGCATACACTGATACTGCAGAGATTAATTCTAGGATAATTATGGTAACTGATACCTTAAGTGTGTGTAATGCAAACTTTTATGACACAGGAGGAGAATCATCAGATTATAGTAATTTTGAGGATGATATTATAACTTTTTGTTCAACAAATGGAAAACATGTTAAAATTGAATTCCTTGATTTCCAGACAGAGACTAATGGACTGCTTGGCAATAGTGAGACAATTTATGATTTTTTGTATGTTTATGATGGATCTACTAGCTCTGCTTCAGAAATGTTTCAACTTGCCGGGGTCGCAAGTGACACCAATAAGGTGCCCATTTTAATTTCAACAAATGAATGTTTATCATTAAAATTTCATTCAAATGATAGTATTTGTATGGATGGCTGGGAAGCTGTAGTGACATGTACCGATGATAAGAATGAAACAGCAACGCAGTTTTGTGAATTAGCATTAATGATGTGTGAGGGAGAGACATATTATGGCAGTACTAGTAGTTTCTACAATATTGAAAATGTTGACGGGCAGTTAAATAGTAAAACATACCCCGGCACATTAGATAATAATTCATTTTATTATTTTGAAGCATCGCATGACACTGCTGTCATATATTTGGATGTGTCGAACTGTTCAGACACATATTGTGATTATAATTATCCCGGGCGAATTGAATTTTCAGTTTATTCTGGAGACAATTGTCAAAAATTATCTCTGGTTAGTAGTGCATCATATGTTACAACAGGGGTTGGTGAGGGGCTTGATACAATTGTTTTATCAAATTTGGAAATTTGGAAGTCATATTACATTGTATTAGATGGTTGGCATTGTTCTATGTGTGATTATAGTTTGACTATAGATACGGGTATTCAATGTTGTGAAGATACTTATATTTCTGGGGACACAATTGGAATTATTGGACAGACGGTTCAACTAATTGCTAATGCTCCCAGCACAAATAAGACTCCATGGGCATCATCAAATGGTATTGTTGCAACAGTAGATCATAATGGAGTTGTTACACCAAATCATCCGGGAGTCACTACGATAACTTACCGTGATGACTTTGGTTGTTATCCTACTTATGAGTTTTATGTCGAAGTTGCAAATTTAGTTGTAGAAGATAGTGTTGTAAACATTGATCATATAAATGAAACAGGAAGTATCTATTTGGATGTAAGTTGGGGGAAACCACCTTACACTTACTTGTGGATGCCGGATAATGATAGGCTTAGTTTTGAAGAATTTTCAGATCTTTATTATAGCATACCAGATTTTGATTCACTTTATATAAGTATTGATACTCTCTACAACAAATATTTGAGTCGTTACACAGATAACTCATTTACTAATTTAGGCTCAGGAGAATATAAGTGTGTGATAATTGATGCTTTGGGAGATTCAGCGCTTTATTCAGGATTTGTAAATACAAGACTTATATTAAATAATAATGATGATTTTGAGATTGAAGATGATATTATTTCAAATATTGATTCTCTATCAACAGATACCGTTGCAACAATATTTGGAGGATTTTTCATTCCAGAGGATTTCAGTGCAATTAGTTTTAAAATTGCACAGGATAGTTTATGTGCAGTGTTTGGACTTTCATATGATGCTATTGATCTGAAGGGTGATACATTGTTTAATGAGGACTTTACTATTGACTATGGTATTATTTTTGAAAATAATCAAACCAAAATATTACATTCGGGAGACACAATTGAAACAGGTATTTTAATTGCTGTTGATGACGAAGTGATTATAAAATCACTAGAAGATTTAATAAAGATTTACATAAAGGATACATTGGTATATACTGGTTCTGCTTCACCGAAGTCAGGCGCAGCTCCAACCTTAACTTCAAGTTCAAACGGAGCCCTCCTTTCATCATTACTGCTCCAACAGCTTACTTCTGCTCATTGTATCTCACAGGAAATAACATATTCAGATTGTAGTTTTGGGAACTTAAATGCAATCGAAATGAGTCAAACAGGTTATAACTCGGTAACATATAGCTGGAATGGTCCTGGATTATTTTCAAGTAGCGCCTCAAGTATTCCTGAATCTGATGAGGATGATTTGATAGGAGGTTGGTACACAGTAACTTGTAATGCAAATTATGGGACTACTCCAGGAATAGGGGTGTCTTTTAGTAGAAGCTATTTTCTTGGCAATCATTTGATTTGGACGTCTAGTGAACTGAACCACATAAATATTAGTGGATTGAGTAATTCCGGATATGCAGAATCAATTAATGAATTTATCAGTGAGGATGCAGGACTCTATTTTGAGATAAACTTAGAAGGAATCGTTGATGCAATGGTAGTTGGAATTCAAGATGAAAATAGTAATACATACTATGCTAGAATTATCAAATCGCCAAATACTTTCTATATGCTGCCATTGGGATATATTCAGACTGGCACAAATATACAAATATTTAAAAACAATTTATTGGTTTATTCAACTGTAATTGATTATAATGAGTTTGGCCTTTCATTTGAAGTTGATTTTTCTGCAAATGAAATTATAGTTTCTGTACTTGAAGGCTTTCATCTGACTGAACTATTTACTATAATTTCAACATTAAGTACTACAGATCATTCTGCTTTCACATCAATAATTACCCCCACAGCCTCTATCACCAAAGCCCTATCAACATTTTGTTTTGAACAAGAATGTCCTTATCACTTGATGGAAAGGACTTCAAATGGTGGATATGCTCGGACAATTAAAAATTCAAATGGAGAATTCCTGAGATTCAGATTTGATGAAGAGTACTATGTAGGTTCTAGTGAAACACTAACATTTGAGGTCGTCGATCTATTTTCAAATACTCCTGTTAGTACAGGCATTGCTCCTGACCCAAATGTTTATTATGGAGAAAATAGGTATAGTTTTCCAATTTCCGGGTTGAATTCTGAGCATTTATATTTATTAGAAGTAACCAATAGTAAAGGAGAAAAGAGATATTTAAAATTTGTTACAAATGATAATATAGTAGATTGTAATGAGTAA
- a CDS encoding OmpH family outer membrane protein, whose protein sequence is MSKVRIFNKLLSLIVASLLMLSIVFLFIKVYEKDKVFFVNISTLMIEFNYAKELDLQYNDILIQRENEIEEKQILLNQMASEISEFTEEDINNYKKLESEIQNLIKSYYEDKEIIESEYNQLIIERLNEYVYKYGEEHDIKIILGATGTGNIMYAEKDMDITDDVLIYINSKYEGK, encoded by the coding sequence ATGAGTAAAGTTAGAATATTTAATAAACTACTTTCTTTAATTGTAGCGTCATTATTAATGCTATCTATAGTTTTTTTATTCATAAAGGTTTATGAAAAGGACAAAGTATTCTTTGTTAATATTTCTACTCTAATGATAGAGTTTAACTATGCAAAAGAGTTAGACCTGCAGTACAATGATATTCTTATTCAAAGGGAAAATGAGATTGAAGAAAAACAGATACTGTTAAATCAGATGGCATCTGAGATAAGTGAATTCACCGAAGAAGATATAAACAACTATAAAAAGTTAGAATCTGAAATTCAGAACTTGATAAAATCATATTATGAAGATAAGGAAATCATAGAATCAGAATATAATCAATTAATTATTGAAAGGTTAAATGAATATGTTTACAAATACGGCGAAGAACATGATATTAAAATAATTCTTGGTGCAACCGGGACAGGCAATATTATGTATGCTGAAAAAGATATGGATATTACAGATGATGTTTTAATTTATATAAACTCAAAATATGAAGGAAAATAG